In a genomic window of Diabrotica undecimpunctata isolate CICGRU chromosome 2, icDiaUnde3, whole genome shotgun sequence:
- the LOC140435174 gene encoding uncharacterized protein: MADLNIKIIKDIISEYIGEEKMIVNIEISKYGENYLSDIFKLDVKVRSKSGEKEDLDLVAKCSIHDKGLEMAQRTARLIKNEILCYDTIIPTLREFRMKYGFPDFDFITKYIASHCNLKEENLTESEAVLILENICAKGYIHVDRHIGYNLKQSKTILEEIAIFHATGLAMKQIDPELFEIKIKGIVLPRQPPPGDSSGPSAQLDLFRKLLEPYEEFKDPSKFNRYAEKIKQKILAGEFYNPKPVEPFATLIHSDIWCNNIMQVIDDEKIVKNKLLDFQLSTVGSPVRDLLFFLISSVKLEDLTSNFNQLIQYYHTILKNTLQDFKCYSEIFSYENFLLEMQKRAHETFLQCMYMLTNVIFCPKGKIFDHSTAHLVQVEDVHPIAKQKICFLMRQAAKNGWLEM, encoded by the exons ATGGCAGATTTAAATATAAAGATAATTAAAGACATTATTAGCGAATACATCGGCGAAGAGAAAATGATTGTCAATATAGAAATCTCGAAGTACGGTGAGAATTACTTAAGTGATATTTTTAAATTGGATGTAAAGGTCCGGAGTAAAAGCGGAGAAAAGGAAGATTTGGATCTGGTAGCAAAATGTTCGATTCACGATAAAGGTTTAGAAATGGCACAGAGAACGGCTAGATTGatcaaaaatgaaattttatgcTACGATACGATCATTCCAACCTTACGAGAATTTCGAATGAAGTACGGTTTTCctgattttgattttattaccaaGTATATTGCTTCCCACTGTAATTTAAAGGAGGAAAATTTAACTGAAAGTGAAGCAGTATTGATTTTAGAAAATATATGTGCAAAAG GTTACATACACGTAGACAGACATATTGGATATAACCTGAAACAATCAAAAACTATTCTCGAAGAGATTGCAATATTCCATGCAACTGGTCTGGCTATGAAACAGATCGATCCAGAATTATTCGAGATAAAGATAAAAGGCATTGTTTTGCCAAGACAGCCGCCACCAGGAGATTCTAGTGGACCATCTGCACAACTTGATCTTTTCAGAAAATTATTAGAACCCTACGAAGAATTTAAAGATCCTTCTAAGTTTAATCGATACgcggaaaaaattaaacaaaaaattcttGCTGGAGAGTTTTATAACCCAAAACCTGTCGAACCATTCGCAACGCTCATTCACAGTGATATATGGTGTAATAATATTATGCAAGTTATAGATgatgagaaaattgtaaaaaataaattacttgaTTTCCAGCTCTCTACAGTAGGAAGTCCAGTAAGAGAtcttttatttttccttattaGTAGTGTAAAGCTCGAAGATCTAACATCAAACTTCAATCAGTTAATACAGTATTATcacacaattttaaaaaatactcttcAAGATTTCAAATGTTACTCCGAAATATTCAGCTACGAAAACTTTTTGCTCGAAATGCAGAAACGAGCTCACGAAACTTTTTTACAATGCATGTACATGCTGACTAACGTTATTTTCTGTCCCAAAGGAAAAATATTCGATCATTCGACAGCTCACCTTGTCCAAGTGGAGGATGTTCATCCTATAGCAAAAcagaaaatttgttttttaatgcgACAAGCGGCCAAAAATGGCTGGCTTGAAATGTAA